The DNA window CAGGCCCATCACCAGCACAGATCACCCGATAAGACACCACATCAGCACACGCCCGCTCGATCCGACGCGAGGACCGCACCCCCTGCGACCACGCCCAGATCAGCAGCGTCACCAACATGTCGGGGTCATACCCGGCCCGCCCGACACCACCGGTCCGTCGCTGGTGGTGAAACGCCGAGGTGTCCAACCCCTCCACGATCCCGATCAACGCCCACACCGAATGATCCGCAGGCAGCCACTCCCGCATATCCGGCGGAACTAAGAACTGCTGATCACGCACTACCGGTCGATACCCCTTGGCCACCAACACATTCTCGACGACCAACAAATCAGGCACTCACACCGACACGCCATTTCGAAACAACCCGCTGTGCGAACGTCCACGCACCGAAATCACTACAGCTGGGTCATGTTCTCCGGGGTCCAGTACGCCTTCATCGACGCGATCTTGCCGTCTGCGTTGAACGTCATGACGCTGATGATGTCGATGCGCATCTTGGCTTCACCGATGTTGATCGTCAACGCCCAGAAGAACGCCACCTCATTGCCGAGGGCTCGCAGCGTGACGACGTCGGTCCCGTTGTCGCCCTGCGGAATGGCCGAGTAGAAGCCGCGGATCGCCTGGCGCCCGATGTGCACCTCGCTGCCGACCGGATCCTCAACGGTGGCATCGTCGGCGTAGAGCTCGACGATGTCGTCAACCTGTCCCTTCGCGGCGTATTCGAGGTAGCGGTTGACGGTCGCGGCATTGGCCTCAGGCGTTGGCATGCGCCGAAGGCTACACGGACACGCCAAGAGCGGCCGCGAGATCCGCGGCAGTGGTGACCGGCAGGTCGCAGGTCCGTCCTCGGCACACATAGGCGGCATCGGTCCCGCCCACCCGGTCGCGGTCGGCCAGCAGTTCCGAGGAGTTCACCGGGCCGCCGACGACGATCGCACCCCCGGGGGCCAGCGTCCGCGCTGATGCCAGCAGCTCCGAAGCCACCGGATCGCAGGCCACGGCGATCTGAATGGGCCCGCGCACAGCAGCTTCGGCGACGGCCAGCCAATGTCCGCCCGAACGCGCCAAACGCGCCAGGATCGGCGCCGCGCCGGCCAGCGTGGCCTCGGCCGCCGATGCGTACACATCGGCGCGTTGCACCGGAGCCAGGTGCGCCGCCAACAGCAGCGCCTCGGCGATCAAGGAGGCACCGGACGGCGTCGCACCGTCGAGCGGGTCGGCGGGCCGAACCATAAGCGCCTCAGCGTCATCCGCCGTGTCGAACCAGCGGCCTGCCGTCTGCGCGTCGGCGAAATGCTCCAGCACGATGTCAAGCAACGACGTGGCGGCACGCAGCCAAGACGCCTCACCCGTCAGTTGATACAGCGTCAACAGACCCGTGGCCAGCGCCGCATGATCCTCCAGAATGCCCGCGCTCTCGCCGACACGACCGCCGAGGCTGGCCCGGCGCAACCGGCCGTCCACGATGTGCAGATCGACGATGCTCTGCGCACATTGCGTTGCGGCGAACAGGAATTCGGGCTCGTCGAGTGCCACCGCGGCCTCGGCGAGGGCGGTGATCGCCAGTCCGTTCCACGCGGTGACGACCTTGTCATCACGGCCCGGCTGAGGGCGCATGTGCCGGGCGGCGAGCAGCGCGGTCCGCACCCGATCAAACCGTTGGCCATCGTCAGGGTCATGCAGAAGCTGCAGCACCGAGCTGCCGTGCTCGAAGGTTCCGTCATCGGTGACATGGAAAAGCTCGGCAGCCCACCGGCCGTCTTCTCGGCCTAGGACGTCGCGTAACTCCGCGGACGTCCACACATACGTCAGGCCCTCACGACCGTCGGAGTCGGCGTCCAGCGACGAGGTGAACATGCCGTCAGCGCCGAGGTCGTCGATCAGAAACACCGCAGTTTCACCGGCTATCCTGCGCGCCAACGGATTCGACGTACGTCTGGCCCAGTGCGCGTACGCACGCAGGAGCAAGGCGTTGTCGTAGAGCATTTTTTCGAAATGGGGAACGACCCACGACTCGTCGACGCTGTAGCGCGCGAAACCCCCGGCCAGCTGGTCGTAGATGCCGCCACGCGCCATCGCCGTACAGGTTCGCTCGACCGCCTCCAGCGGCACGGCATCACCGGTGCGTTCGTGGCTGCGCAGCAGCGCCTCCAACAGCGCTGATGGCGGAAACTTGGGCGCCCCAGACTGATTGGTGATGAATCCACCATTCACGGGATCCTCGCTCTGGAGGATCGCGGCAATAGCGTGGTCGCACAGCGCCGGATCGACCGGCGGCCCACCACCGGGGAAGCTTGACGCCATCGACCGCAGCTCACCGGCGATATTGTCCGACGCCTCCTCGACCTCACTACGGCGTGTGCGCCAGGTGTCGGAGACGGCGGCGAGCAGCTGCAGAAAATTGGTCTTGGGGTAATACGTGCCGCAGAAGAATGGCCGGCCGTCAGGGGTGAGAAAGCACGTCATGGGCCAACCGCCCTGACCCGTCAGTGCGACAGTGGCGTTCATGTAGACCGCGTCGATGTCGGGCCGTTCCTCGCGGTCGACCTTGATGTTCACGAAGCCGTCGTTCATCGCGGCGGCAACCTGCTCGTCCTCGAAGGATTCGTGTGCCATCACATG is part of the Mycolicibacterium tusciae JS617 genome and encodes:
- a CDS encoding nuclear transport factor 2 family protein; translation: MPTPEANAATVNRYLEYAAKGQVDDIVELYADDATVEDPVGSEVHIGRQAIRGFYSAIPQGDNGTDVVTLRALGNEVAFFWALTINIGEAKMRIDIISVMTFNADGKIASMKAYWTPENMTQL
- a CDS encoding thioredoxin domain-containing protein, with product MSSPVTPKASVSPADLSGQNTLAAATSPYLRQHADNPVHWQQWTPEALAEAASRDVPILLSIGYAACHWCHVMAHESFEDEQVAAAMNDGFVNIKVDREERPDIDAVYMNATVALTGQGGWPMTCFLTPDGRPFFCGTYYPKTNFLQLLAAVSDTWRTRRSEVEEASDNIAGELRSMASSFPGGGPPVDPALCDHAIAAILQSEDPVNGGFITNQSGAPKFPPSALLEALLRSHERTGDAVPLEAVERTCTAMARGGIYDQLAGGFARYSVDESWVVPHFEKMLYDNALLLRAYAHWARRTSNPLARRIAGETAVFLIDDLGADGMFTSSLDADSDGREGLTYVWTSAELRDVLGREDGRWAAELFHVTDDGTFEHGSSVLQLLHDPDDGQRFDRVRTALLAARHMRPQPGRDDKVVTAWNGLAITALAEAAVALDEPEFLFAATQCAQSIVDLHIVDGRLRRASLGGRVGESAGILEDHAALATGLLTLYQLTGEASWLRAATSLLDIVLEHFADAQTAGRWFDTADDAEALMVRPADPLDGATPSGASLIAEALLLAAHLAPVQRADVYASAAEATLAGAAPILARLARSGGHWLAVAEAAVRGPIQIAVACDPVASELLASARTLAPGGAIVVGGPVNSSELLADRDRVGGTDAAYVCRGRTCDLPVTTAADLAAALGVSV